A stretch of the Manis pentadactyla isolate mManPen7 chromosome 16, mManPen7.hap1, whole genome shotgun sequence genome encodes the following:
- the LOC118933402 gene encoding HLA class II histocompatibility antigen, DM alpha chain isoform X1, with amino-acid sequence MGVWVLGIVWLVAPSPLVWYEDMDPGQSQGAALLRLLHLLWLLPHSWTAPEAPPLAWWDDLQNHTFLHTVYCQDGSPTVGLSETYDEDQLFSFDFSQNIRVPRLPEFADWAQKPGDTSNIFFDKGFCQAMIQEIGVQLEGKIPVSRGFPVAEVFTLKPLEFGKPNTLVCFVSNLFPPMLTVNWLHHLTPVEEAGPTFVSAIDGLSFQGFSYLNVTPSPSDLFSCIVTHEIDGYTAVAYWVPQNALPSDLLENVLCGVAFGLGVLGIIVGLVLIIRFRKPCSSD; translated from the exons ATGGGAGTTTGGGTTCTGGGGATCGTCTGGTTGGTGGCTCCCAGCCCACTTGTGTGGTATGAAGATATGGATCCTGGGCAGAGCCAGGGAGCTGCGCTGCTCAGGCTGTTACACCTTCTGTGGCTGCTGCCCCACTCCTGGACCGCCCCTGAGG CTCCTCCTCTGGCATGGTGGGATGACCTGCAAAACCACACATTCCTGCACACAGTATACTGCCAGGATGGGAGTCCCACTGTGGGGCTCTCTGAAACCTATGATGAAGACCAGCTCTTCAGCTTCGATTTTTCCCAGAACATTCGAGTGCCTCGCCTGCCTGAATTTGCTGACTGGGCTCAGAAGCCTGGAGATACTTCCAACATTTTCTTTGATAAAGGGTTCTGCCAGGCAATGATCCAGGAAATAGGTGTACAACTTGAAGGGAAAATCCCAGTGTCTAGAG GGTTCCCTGTTGCTGAGGTGTTCACACTGAAGCCTCTGGAGTTTGGCAAGCCCAACACGCTGGTCTGTTTTGTCAGTAATCTCTTCCCGCCCATGTTGACGGTGAACTGGCTGCATCACTTGACCCCTGTGGAAGAAGCCGGACCCACTTTTGTGTCAGCCATTGATGGACTCAGTTTCCAGGgcttttcttatttaaatgtCACACCATCACCCTCTGACCTTTTCTCCTGCATCGTGACTCATGAAATTGATGGCTACACAGCAGTTGCCTATTGGG TGCCCCAGAATGCACTGCCCTCAGATCTTCTGGAGAACGTGCTGTGTGGTGTGGCCTTTGGCCTTGGTGTGCTGGGCATCATTGTTGGCTTAGTCCTCATCATCCGCTTCCGGAAGCCTTGCTCAAGTG actga
- the LOC118933402 gene encoding HLA class II histocompatibility antigen, DM alpha chain isoform X2 translates to MGVWVLGIVWLVAPSPLVWYEDMDPGQSQGAALLRLLHLLWLLPHSWTAPEAPPLAWWDDLQNHTFLHTVYCQDGSPTVGLSETYDEDQLFSFDFSQNIRVPRLPEFADWAQKPGDTSNIFFDKGFCQAMIQEIGVQLEGKIPVSRGFPVAEVFTLKPLEFGKPNTLVCFVSNLFPPMLTVNWLHHLTPVEEAGPTFVSAIDGLSFQGFSYLNVTPSPSDLFSCIVTHEIDGYTAVAYWVPQNALPSDLLENVLCGVAFGLGVLGIIVGLVLIIRFRKPCSN, encoded by the exons ATGGGAGTTTGGGTTCTGGGGATCGTCTGGTTGGTGGCTCCCAGCCCACTTGTGTGGTATGAAGATATGGATCCTGGGCAGAGCCAGGGAGCTGCGCTGCTCAGGCTGTTACACCTTCTGTGGCTGCTGCCCCACTCCTGGACCGCCCCTGAGG CTCCTCCTCTGGCATGGTGGGATGACCTGCAAAACCACACATTCCTGCACACAGTATACTGCCAGGATGGGAGTCCCACTGTGGGGCTCTCTGAAACCTATGATGAAGACCAGCTCTTCAGCTTCGATTTTTCCCAGAACATTCGAGTGCCTCGCCTGCCTGAATTTGCTGACTGGGCTCAGAAGCCTGGAGATACTTCCAACATTTTCTTTGATAAAGGGTTCTGCCAGGCAATGATCCAGGAAATAGGTGTACAACTTGAAGGGAAAATCCCAGTGTCTAGAG GGTTCCCTGTTGCTGAGGTGTTCACACTGAAGCCTCTGGAGTTTGGCAAGCCCAACACGCTGGTCTGTTTTGTCAGTAATCTCTTCCCGCCCATGTTGACGGTGAACTGGCTGCATCACTTGACCCCTGTGGAAGAAGCCGGACCCACTTTTGTGTCAGCCATTGATGGACTCAGTTTCCAGGgcttttcttatttaaatgtCACACCATCACCCTCTGACCTTTTCTCCTGCATCGTGACTCATGAAATTGATGGCTACACAGCAGTTGCCTATTGGG TGCCCCAGAATGCACTGCCCTCAGATCTTCTGGAGAACGTGCTGTGTGGTGTGGCCTTTGGCCTTGGTGTGCTGGGCATCATTGTTGGCTTAGTCCTCATCATCCGCTTCCGGAAGCCTTGCTCAA actga